The Symphalangus syndactylus isolate Jambi chromosome 11, NHGRI_mSymSyn1-v2.1_pri, whole genome shotgun sequence genome contains a region encoding:
- the GDPD3 gene encoding lysophospholipase D GDPD3, protein MSVLLYYALPALGSYAMLSIFFLRRPHLLHTPRAPTFRIRLGAHRGGSGELLENTMEAMENSMAQRSDLLELDCQLTRDRVVVVSHDENLCRQSGLNRDVSSLDFEDLPLYKEKLEVYFSPGHFAHGSDRRMVRLEDLFQRFPRTPMSVEIKEKNEELIREIAGLVRRYDRNEITIWASEKSSVMKKCKAANPEMPLSFTIRQGFWVLLSYYLGLLPFIPIPEKFFFCFLPNIINRTYFPFSCSCLNQLLAVVSKWLIMRKSLIRHLEERGVQVVFWCLNEESDFEAAFSVGATGVITDYPTALRQYLDNHGPAARTS, encoded by the exons ATGAGCGTTTTGCTGTACTATGCCCTCCCTGCCCTGGGCAGCTATGCCATGCTCTCCATCTTCTTCCTGCGCCGGCCTCACCTGCTGCACACGCCCCGGGCTCCCACCTTCCGCATCCGCCTGGGGGCCCACCGAGGAG GATCTGGAGAGCTGCTGGAGAACACCATGGAGGCCATGGAGAA CTCCATGGCCCAGCGCTCGGACCTCCTGGAGCTCGACTGTCAGCTAACACGGGACAGAGTGGTGGTGGTGTCACACGATGAGAACCTGTGCCGCCAGTCGGGCCTGAACAGGGATGTGAGCAGCCTGGACTTCGAG GACCTGCCCCTCTACAAGGAGAAGCTGGAGGTTTACTTCTCTCCAG GCCACTTTGCTCACGGGTCAGACCGGCGCATGGTTCGTCTGGAGGACCTGTTCCAGAGGTTTCCAAGGACACCCATGAGCGTGGAGATCAAAGAGAAGAACGAAGAGCTCATCCGTGAG atAGCAGGCTTGGTGAGACGCTATGACCGTAATGAAATCACCATCTGGGCCTCGGAGAAGAGCTCGGTCATGAAGAAATGCAAGGCTGCC AACCCTGAGATGCCCCTGTCCTTCACAATAAGGCAAGGATTCTGGGTGCTGCTTTCCTACTACCTGGGGCTGCTGCCCTTCATTCCAATCCCTGAGAAGTTCTTCTTCTGCTTCCTGCCCAACATCATCAACAG GACCTATTTCCCATTTTCCTGCTCTTGCCTGAACCAGCTGTTGGCTGTGGTTTCGAAATG gctgATCATGAGGAAGAGTCTGATCCGACACTTGGAGGAGCGAGGGGTGCAG gTGGTCTTTTGGTGCCTTAATGAAGAGTCGGATTTTGAAGCAGCCTTCAGCGTGGGAGCCACTGGCGTCATAACAGATTATCCCACAGCCCTGCGGCAATACCTGGACAACCATGGACCAGCTGCCCGGACCTCCTAA
- the MAPK3 gene encoding mitogen-activated protein kinase 3 isoform X2 has product MAAAAAQGGGGGEPRRAEGVGPGVPGEVEMVKGQPFDVGPRYTQLQYIGEGAYGMVSSAYDHVRKTRVAIKKISPFEHQTYCQRTLREIQILLRFRHENVIGIRDILRASTLEAMRDVYIVQDLMETDLYKLLKSQQLSNDHICYFLYQILRGLKYIHSANVLHRDLKPSNLLINTTCDLKICDFGLARIADPEHDHTGFLTEYVATRWYRAPEIMLNSKGYTKSIDIWSVGCILAEMLSNRPIFPGKHYLDQLNHILALDLLDRMLTFNPNKRITVEEALAHPYLEQYYDPTDEPVAEEPFTFAMELDDLPKERLKELIFQETARFQPGVLEAP; this is encoded by the exons ATGGCGGCGGCAGCGGCTcaggggggcgggggcggggagccCCGGAGAGCCGAGGGGGTCGGCCCGGGGGTCCCGGGGGAGGTGGAGATGGTGAAGGGGCAACCGTTCGACGTGGGCCCGCGCTACACGCAGTTGCAGTACATCGGCGAGGGCGCGTACGGCATGGTCAG CTCGGCCTATGACCACGTGCGCAAGACTCGCGTGGCCATCAAGAAGATCAGCCCCTTCGAGCATCAGACCTACTGCCAGCGCACGCTCCGGGAGATCCAGATCCTGCTGCGCTTCCGCCATGAGAATGTCATCGGCATCCGAGACATTCTGCGGGCGTCCACCCTGGAAGCCATGAGGGATGT CTACATTGTGCAGGACCTGATGGAGACTGACCTGTACAAGTTGCTGAAAAGCCAGCAGCTGAGCAATGACCATATCTGCTACTTCCTCTACCAGATCCTGCGGGGCCTCAAGTACATCCACTCCGCCAATGTGCTCCACCGAGATCTAAAGCCCTCCAACCTGCTCATCAACACCACCTGCGACCTTAAG ATTTGCGATTTCGGCCTGGCCCGGATTGCCGATCCTGAGCATGACCACACTGGCTTCCTGACGGAGTATGTGGCTACACGCTGGTACCGGGCCCCAGAGATCATGCTGAACTCCAAG GGCTATACCAAGTCCATCGACATCTGGTCTGTGGGCTGCATTCTAGCTGAGATGCTCTCTAACCGGCCCATCTTCCCTGGCAAGCACTACCTGGATCAGCTCAACCACATTCTGG CCCTTGATCTGCTGGACCGGATGTTAACCTTTAACCCCAATAAACGGATCACAGTGGAGGAAGCGCTGGCTCACCCCTACCTGGAGCAGTACTATGACCCGACGGATGAG CCAGTGGCCGAGGAGCCCTTCACCTTCGCCATGGAGCTGGATGACCTACCTAAGGAGCGGCTGAAGGAGCTCATCTTCCAGGAGACAGCACGCTTCCAGCCCGGAGTGCTGGAGGCCCCCTAG
- the MAPK3 gene encoding mitogen-activated protein kinase 3 isoform X1, translating into MAAAAAQGGGGGEPRRAEGVGPGVPGEVEMVKGQPFDVGPRYTQLQYIGEGAYGMVSSAYDHVRKTRVAIKKISPFEHQTYCQRTLREIQILLRFRHENVIGIRDILRASTLEAMRDVYIVQDLMETDLYKLLKSQQLSNDHICYFLYQILRGLKYIHSANVLHRDLKPSNLLINTTCDLKICDFGLARIADPEHDHTGFLTEYVATRWYRAPEIMLNSKGYTKSIDIWSVGCILAEMLSNRPIFPGKHYLDQLNHILGILGSPSQEDLNCIINMKARNYLQSLPSKTKVAWAKLFPKSDSKALDLLDRMLTFNPNKRITVEEALAHPYLEQYYDPTDEPVAEEPFTFAMELDDLPKERLKELIFQETARFQPGVLEAP; encoded by the exons ATGGCGGCGGCAGCGGCTcaggggggcgggggcggggagccCCGGAGAGCCGAGGGGGTCGGCCCGGGGGTCCCGGGGGAGGTGGAGATGGTGAAGGGGCAACCGTTCGACGTGGGCCCGCGCTACACGCAGTTGCAGTACATCGGCGAGGGCGCGTACGGCATGGTCAG CTCGGCCTATGACCACGTGCGCAAGACTCGCGTGGCCATCAAGAAGATCAGCCCCTTCGAGCATCAGACCTACTGCCAGCGCACGCTCCGGGAGATCCAGATCCTGCTGCGCTTCCGCCATGAGAATGTCATCGGCATCCGAGACATTCTGCGGGCGTCCACCCTGGAAGCCATGAGGGATGT CTACATTGTGCAGGACCTGATGGAGACTGACCTGTACAAGTTGCTGAAAAGCCAGCAGCTGAGCAATGACCATATCTGCTACTTCCTCTACCAGATCCTGCGGGGCCTCAAGTACATCCACTCCGCCAATGTGCTCCACCGAGATCTAAAGCCCTCCAACCTGCTCATCAACACCACCTGCGACCTTAAG ATTTGCGATTTCGGCCTGGCCCGGATTGCCGATCCTGAGCATGACCACACTGGCTTCCTGACGGAGTATGTGGCTACACGCTGGTACCGGGCCCCAGAGATCATGCTGAACTCCAAG GGCTATACCAAGTCCATCGACATCTGGTCTGTGGGCTGCATTCTAGCTGAGATGCTCTCTAACCGGCCCATCTTCCCTGGCAAGCACTACCTGGATCAGCTCAACCACATTCTGG GCATCCTGGGCTCCCCATCCCAGGAGGACCTGAATTGCATCATCAACATGAAGGCCCGAAACTACCTACAGTCTCTGCCCTCCAAGACCAAGGTGGCTTGGGCCAAGCTTTTCCCCAAGTCAGACTCCAAAG CCCTTGATCTGCTGGACCGGATGTTAACCTTTAACCCCAATAAACGGATCACAGTGGAGGAAGCGCTGGCTCACCCCTACCTGGAGCAGTACTATGACCCGACGGATGAG CCAGTGGCCGAGGAGCCCTTCACCTTCGCCATGGAGCTGGATGACCTACCTAAGGAGCGGCTGAAGGAGCTCATCTTCCAGGAGACAGCACGCTTCCAGCCCGGAGTGCTGGAGGCCCCCTAG